The DNA region CGCACACAAACTACTTTTCATTCATGTTATTCACCTACTGTATTAGTTTATAGAACATACTTGACGTGCATTACAAAACATCAAACTTTATTCTTTTTTCCTTTTATATATACAGATCAGTCTAAGATGGCATTCAACTCGTTTGTCGAAGACGAAGATCAATTCTAGGCAGGATATTCcaataaaaaaacatcaaaacaagTGAAGTGAATTTATGGCAAATAGAATGTTATGAGTTTTGTTGACGTAGGTTGGGTATTGGAACGTGAGCCTATTCATTTCTGTATTCGAACCAGGGCAAAGTGTTATAATGATTAATGATTAATTGTTACAAAAGGCATATAGAACGGTATACAAACATATTAAAGCGGAAGATACGTATTTAACTAATTGTTTATCATACAGAGCTAGCTGTGTTGTCTACGTTTACACTGAGGCTACCGGAGAAAAAGTCATCATCGTTACGTTTTTTCACCACTAATGTACGTTTAGACTCAGTGTGAAACACTACACCCATGTTCACGCCACCGGGCCATAATCAGAAGCTCAGTGTGAACGAATGAAATTCTGTtcaataaacacaattttactCTTAGTTTGTTAAACAGAGCCAATTCATAATTGTTAGGTCAGCTTTAATTTTTTAAACGGGTCAGTGGCcgaagttttattttttaaggatAACGATAAAGAAAAGTATTTGTGTTGTAAACATTAGGCCATGTGTATTGTatcttatataggcctaagtgtTTTATAAAAGCACTCCCGGCCAACTTTGAATAGGTATTAGACCTAGGCCTTAAATGGTATACAATGTGAAGATATGTATCTTCAGAGTCCTTAAAGTGTCTATAGATACCATATTATAATAGGGCTTATTTCAGTTGTCTCATTTGTTTTGTGTCACATCTGgctgaattgaaaatatttttacagtagtaaactttatgtgaatttTTCATTATgaatgcaataaaaaaaattgaatttgccATGCCAATTTATGTTTAGCATTCTAGAAATATGTTTGTGAAATCATAAACCagttactattattatacaaaatacaatacagtGAATTTCTATGTTATCttacttttttctctcattttCTATAAGAGAACAATTTAAGAAATGGGTTTAATTTAAGATTATGTTTCGATGggtaaaatacttattttatacAAGGAATAGGTGAaactttcaaataaaatatagtattaaAATATCTATAATTTCAAACAAAACTTGTTGTTTTCGACCCTGTGTTCTCTTCGCTGTTCTAGTTTAAAGAGatacacatttatttaatttgttcaaGAAAACCTGTATATTAGTAAAAGAAGAGAAACGAAAAATGTAAACAtccaaataaaaacaataccgTACATGACAAGATTGAATACAACGTCGAAAACATTCTTAGACAGTTCTATTGTTTATATGCTGTAGATAATAAGTAATATATGTTCGTTTGTTCAGTGGGTGGTATTTTTCCAATAATAGTTAATAGACGCCGTTGTAATTGCATTCAACGAATTAATGACAATGACTGCTTAAATGCATGTTTCGTCTTCTACTTTTGAGGTTGTTTAAAGAGTGGAATGAATGGTGTGAGATGAAGTAACACCCTTTTGTTAATCGGAACTTATCTCAGGTGAGCTAATTTCCCAACATAAACAATACTATTATTGTTAAGTATTTCATCATTGTCAGGTATGGCCTACAGTTTAATAAtggccataatgaacaaattatCACTGACGTCATTCACGGCTTATGGTTGCAGTTGGGCCATGGTTGGTCTAAGCAAAATTAAATATCATCTTATGTAAGGACCGCGTTCTTGTTGCGGTGGTCGATATTCCTAATGCTTGGTTCGGCAGAACGTAATGCAACGTAAgtatcacaagcgatggattattcgaactgtcggcttgtcattggtcaatacgcttgcgtcctagtgggaaccaagctttaggtagAAGCTGGGGTGCGCTGCGGTGGCGTTTACTGATTTTGACCAATAAGGAGAGAACCCTATTCTTACGCATTTACGTATCTATATTCACaataacattgaaaaaaatatatgagCGCATTCATGTttctttgaataataaaaatagtttgtttgtCTTGAATGTTATCATTAAATgaagtatatttattttttgtagaaTCCAAATGAAATGACGTGTCTATTTTTAAATAgggaaatattttaaattgcatGGATTCGCACCTCCCTGCTATGACTGCTCGGTATTTATCGGTTCTGATGTTTTATTAAGAAGTTACTGCAATCTAGGTTAGAGAAAACTGCATTTCGACCTAATACtatatttggtaaaattataaatattttggtaCGCAAGACGTTTCATATGTATAATTCTTTGGAGCAAGTCTGTGCGATTTCGCTAGGAGGGCGCTAAACATGAATTAGTGataatataagtagttctttgatagtaaaccaataaaacttacgttggcaagacagtttcgtctagctgtcagcttgacttcttcagttgctatgatgcgttatggcgccgattggtctcctttccagccactagatgattttgttgtgtagcctaggggaccagtcgtcgtcagaagctgatcgtaaatgtgagatagttggtgcgcgccttcgtctctattcatctttgtatttttattttgctttcttatgctgatgctttctttaattttacgtttaagccaaacttgttctttgtgtagtacctctatcttatcccagttaggtatgtggttgtgtgtggtcatatggtccgtgattgctgatttatgtaaaatggagGACGAAACTTTCCGTGATGCACGCGTCTGCATGTTCTGTGTGTTTTCCTCAACATCTTTCTTGTGCTCTTTAATTCTGGTTTTGAGTGCCCTACCCGTTTCCCCAATATACACCATCTCACAGTTGGTGCACCCCACTTTGTAGACGACACCACAGGAATCCTCTTTGCATGCTTTATCTTTCGGTCGGacgattaagtttttaattttgttagatggtttaaagtatgttcgtatgttatattttttaaatgttctcttGATTTTCTCTGACAGGCCTTGAATATATGGGATGGATATCGACCCTCTTATATCTTCTGTTTCGGGTTGTTTGTCCGTTTTTTGTTTATCTAGGTTACGTTGTACCTTTCTAATCGTCCATGTAGGGTAGTTGCATTGTTTAAGTAAAGTATGTATCATCTCAGTTTCGTTCTGTTTGTCTGGATTATTTTTGATTATCGTGTTACATCTGTGTAGAAGTGTGCGGATAACGGATAACTTGTGTTGTAGAGGATGATGTGAGTTAAAGTCCAAGTATTGATTTGTGTGGGTGGCTTTCCTAAAAACTTTAGTGTTGATGTTGCCTTCCCCATCAACTAGAATTAGCGTATCCAAGAATGGGATAGAGTTGTCTGTTAAGGACATTTCTTCGCAAGTGAAATTAATGTCATCATCGATTTTGTTTAAGTGTTGTAATAATGGTTGTGTCGCATCCTTGggaattattgttataatgtcATCTACATACCTTTTCCACATCCTCGGTTTTATGTCGGTGTGAGCTGTAGTTATTGCCTCATTTTCCAGCCATTCCATAAATAAATTCGCAACAATCGGAGAACATGGACTACCCATGGCCATACCTGAATTTTGCTGGTAGATATCCCCTCTGAAGCTGAAATATGTGGTGGTGAGGACCAATTGAAGCAATTCCATAATGTCGTTGATATGTAACCACGTTCTCTCTGATAGTTGTTTATCACAGTGTAAGCGTTCTTCAATTATTTTGAGGGACTTGTTGACTGGTGTTTTGGTAAATAATGACACTACATCATAAGAGACCAATGTTTCATTTGGCTGTAACTTAAT from Antedon mediterranea chromosome 2, ecAntMedi1.1, whole genome shotgun sequence includes:
- the LOC140039381 gene encoding uncharacterized protein, which codes for MVSLIKSTKPPTPNVTKEEMQALNNIAKDKTIMVLPADKGRATVILNTKEYDEKVRNMLSDTDTYTLLKKNPTSSYKKKLITVITRLLKEKKITVKQKHYLYPTSDITPRIYCTPKIHKMNNPLRPIVDYTGSIMYNLSRSLADILVPLVGNSIHHVTNSLEFVNDIKDIKLQPNETLVSYDVVSLFTKTPVNKSLKIIEERLHCDKQLSERTWLHINDIMELLQLVLTTTYFSFRGDIYQQNSGMAMGSPCSPIVANLFMEWLENEAITTAHTDIKPRMWKRYVDDIITIIPKDATQPLLQHLNKIDDDINFTCEEMSLTDNSIPFLDTLILVDGEGNINTKVFRKATHTNQYLDFNSHHPLQHKLSVIRTLLHRCNTIIKNNPDKQNETEMIHTLLKQCNYPTWTIRKKMREKSKIT